The following is a genomic window from Micromonospora cathayae.
GGACCCGTGAAACGATCACCTCTCGCCGTGATCCTGATCAGCCTGGGCGCCGTCGCCGGATTCGCGCTCGCCAGCACCGTGGGTGACCGAAACCCGGAAACCTTCGTGGTGGTATCAGCAGTGTTCATTGTCCTGGTGCTGGTCGTTGCGCTGATCCAGCTGATACGGCGAGGACCGGGCCGCCGCTGACGACGCCATGTGAACGCCGCCGGGCGAAGGACCGTTCCCTGGTCCTCCGCCCGGCGGTCGGGAACGCTCAGGCGGCGAGAGTCCGGGCGGCGGCGTACACGTCGGCGGGGAGCGGGTGGGCCAGCTCCCACAGGATCCGCATCGGCCGGTCCCCGTGGTGCTCCCGGTACGTCATCGGCCCCGCGTACAGATACGGCGGCGCGCCCAGGTCACCATCCGGCACCCGGCTCTGCCGCACGAACAGGTGCACCGTCGAGCCCTGCGCGGCATGGTGCACGTACCGCTGCCCGGTCGGCGAGTGGGTCGACGTGGTGCTCTGCGACTCCCACTGGAACAGGGTCTCGGTGACCGCCCGGTCGGCGTACATCGTGGTGGGGGAGTAGTGCCGCTCGGACTTCACCAGCGTCACGAAGAACAGGTCGGCCTGCTCGGCCGCCAGCCACTTCACCCCTTCCCGCAGCGACGTCGGGTTCGGCATACCGAACGCCGCGCACGCCTCGTTGCGGCTGTACCGGGCGTGCACCCGCAACGGCAGCCGGGGCGACGGTGCCGGCCGGGTGACCCGGCGGATCCGGTCCCGCAGCACCCCGGCCACCTCCCGCAACTCGGCGCGGCGTGCCGGTTCGGCCCGCAGCCGGGCCAGACCCTCGGCGGCCCGACCAGGCGGCAGCCGGTGCCACAGTGACACGTACAGCATGTCCCGCAGCCGCCCCGACCGTACCGGTCCCGGTCCGTCGTCAGCCGGCCGGAGCGGGCCGTCCCCCTGGCCCGGGTCGTCGTCGGCCAGCTCCAGCAGCAGGTCCAGCCGGTCCGGGTCGTCCAGGTGCAGCATCCGGCCTATCGCCCGCCCCAGCTCCCGGTCGTCCGGGCCGGGAGTCGAGGCGTCCAGCCCGGCCAGCCGCCGCAGTCCCGCCCAGCCACCCAGGCCCGCCGAGCGGTACAGGTCCTCGATCTCCAGGCCGGTGTCGCGGAGGAACTCCGCCAGCGGTACGTCCCCGAGCCGGCGCAGCTCCGCGACCAGGCCCTTCCGGGAGGTGGGCAACGCCCGTTCCAGGTTACGCAGCACCACCTCCTTCGCCACCCGGTCCAGCGCGATGTGGCAGCCGCTCGGCAACGACGGGAAGTCGTCCCGGACCGCCTCGGTGACGCCCCGCCGGCTCAACCCGGTCAACGCCCGCCAGCGCAGGTCGAACCGGAAGTCGGCGTGCTGCGCGCCGATGAAGTCCAGCACGGTCAGGCACGCCTTGTCGTCGTCCAGCCGCAGGCCCCGGCCGAGCTGCTGGAGGAAGACCGTCGCGCTCTCGGTGGGCCGCAGCAGCAGGATGGTGTCCACCATCGGCAGGTCGACGCCCTCGTTGAACAGGTCGACCGTGAACAGCACCCGCAGCTTCCCGGCCCGGAAATCGCGCAGCAGCGCGTGCTGGGCGGGCCGGTCGACCGACGACGTCACCGCCGCCGACGGTACGCCGTGCCGGGAGAACCAGTCCGCCATGAACTCGGCGTGCCCGATGCTCACGCAGAAGCCGAGCGCCCGCATCCGCCCGACGTCGACCTTCTCCCGTACGGCGGCCAGAATGATCCGGGCCCGGGCGTGGTTGCCGGTGTAGACCCCGGCCAACTCGTCACGGTCGTAGCCCTGTCCGCGCCGCCACCGCACCACCGACAGGTCGGTGTCGTCGTGCAGGCCGAAATACTGGAACGGGGCCAGCAACTGCCGCTCCAGCGCCTCCCACAGGTGCAGCTCCACCGCCGCCCGGCCGTCGAACCACCGCCGCACGTCGCCGCCGTCGGCCCGGTCCGGGGTCGCGGTCAGTCCCAGCAGTACGCGCGGCCGCAGCCGCTCCAGCAGCCGGGCGTACGTGGGCGCCTCGGCGTGGTGGAACTCGTCCACGATCACCATGTCGTACGCCCCGGGGTCGATCTCCCGGCGGTGCAGCGACTGGACCGACGCGAACACGTGCCGCCACCGCCCCGGCGCTTCGCCGCCGACCAGCAGCTCACCGAAGCTGCCGTCGCCCAGCACCTGCCGGAACGTCGAGCGGCTCTGGGTGAGGATGCGCTCCTGGTGCGCGACGAACAGCAGCGAGTCGACCCGACCGGCACGGGCCAGCCGGCGGTAGTCCAGCGCGGCCACCACCGTCTTGCCGGTGCCGGTCGCCATCACCACCAGGTTCCGCCAGCGCCCGTGCACCAGCCGCTCGGCGTCCAGGTCGGCCAGGATCTCCGCCTGGTACGGGTACGGCCGCACGTCCACGCCGCTGATCTCGGTGCCGGGGCCGGCGGGCCGTTCCCCGCGCAGCGCCAGCCGCAGCCGCTCGGCGTCCCGCCCCGGGTGGTACGCCTCGAACGCCACGTCGTTCCAGTAGCCCTCGAAGGTCGCGGTGAACGTGTCGAGCACGTGCGGCTGCTCCGCTTCGGCGACCCGGACGTTCCACTCGACCCCGTCCACCAGCGCCGACTTCGACAGGTTCGACGAGCCGACGTACGCGCTGCTCAGGCCGTTGCCCCGGCGGAACAGCCAGGCCTTGGCGTGCAGCCGGGTGGTCCGGGTGTCGTACGAGACCCGCACCTCGGCCCCGAGTTCGACCAGCCGGTCCAGGGCCCGCTGGTCGGTCGCCCCCAGATACGTCGTGGTGATCACCCGAAGCTTCCCGCCCCGGTCGATCAGCTCCCGGATCGCCGGCTCCACGATCCGCAGTCCGTACCACTTCACGAACGCGCAGAGCAGATCGACCTGCTCGGCCGACGCCATTTCCCGGACCACCTCGGACCCGATCCGGGGCTGGTGCCGTCCGTTCACCAGCAACGCGCCGGTGGACAGCGGGGCGGTGGGGCGTACCGGAAAACTCGGTGCGGCGGGCGGAGCCGGCGGGGCCGCGATGGCGTGCAGCAGGTTCCGGGCGTCGAGAATCTGGTCCTCGACGCCGGTCGCGGCCGGCGCGAGCGCGGCGATGCCGGCGGCGATGGCGTTGGCGACCTCGACCTGCCGAACGAGCTGGTCCGGACCACCCGGTACGGCGCGCAACGCCCGCCGGGCCAGCGTGGCGAGGTGCCGGGCCAGCACGTCCGGCGCGTCGGCCGGCTCCAGCTCATCGTGCCGGACCAGAGCCGGGTCGACCTGTCGCAGCCGCTCGGCCAGCTCACGCGTGATCAGATGCTCGTAGATGCCCCGGCCCGGTACGGTCACCGCCGCACGCTATCGACTGTGGACGGCACGCGGCGTCCCGGGTCGGTCTCGCTCTCAGCGCGGCCCGAAGTCGGGGACGGTGAGCGTGCCGTCCGGGGCAAGGGTGAACCCCGGGTTGTGCGCGATCTCCCAGACGTGCCCGTCCGGATCGGCGAAGCAGCCGGCGTACCCACCGTAGAAGGTCTCCCGGGCCGGCCGGGTGATCGTCGCCCCGGCGGTCTCCGCCACGGTCAGCACCGCATCCACCTCATCCCGGATACGCACGTTGTGCGCCAGGGTGATGCCGCCGAACCCGTCACCGGTCGGGTTGCTGAGGCCGGCGTCCTCGGCGAGCTGGTCGCGGCCCCAGAGCACGACAACCAGACCGCCGGCCTGGAAGAAGACCGTCCGCTCGACCTCCTGGCCCTGCCAGCCGAGCCGCTCGTAGAACGTCCGGGCCCGGTCCAGGTCGGCCACGCCGAGCGTGACCAGGCTGATCCGCTGTTCCATCCCCGCACCGTACCGCCGCCGTGTCGCGTGCTTCGGGCTATCGCCAAAAGATGAACGTTGATTCGACGCGTAGTACGTGCTCTTGGTGACGTACTACGTGCTCTTCAGGACGTCCTACGTGATGTGCTAACGTCGGCGGCTCGATTCCACAATGGACGGAGCTTGTCACAGATGCTGACCGCCGAGCTGGGTCTCACCCAGCATGATTCCCTGACTGCCGCCCAGCAGGCCGCAAGTGAAGCGGCGTCTGCCTGTGGCGGCCGTTCCTTCACCTGTGTGGTTTTCCAGCAAGGTGGACGGCTCATGCTCACTACCGCGTTCTCGAACGCGTTCCTCGTGAAGCATGTCGTGGCCGAGCCTGCTGCCAAGGGTGGCAACCCCCGAATGGCGACGAACCGCCCGATGGACTCGACGCATGTGCGTGCGATCAGCAAGTACCTGGTGGAGAACGAGCGAAACTACATCCTGCCGCCATTGACGCTGAATGTCCGTTCTGTCCCGGCTATTCACGTTCCACGTGGCAACTTCGCCACAACGGTCGGGTTCGTTGTCATCGGTGACGAGACCAGGTTCTCCGTGACCGATGGACAGCATCGGCTCGCCGCGATTTCGAAGGCGAGTGAGTCGCTGAACGGCCCTGACTCTATGTTCATGAGTGAAAGCGTGTCCGTGGTCATCGTTGTCGAGCCCGACCTTGCTCGAATCCATCAAGACTTTGCTGACGCGGCTCAGACGAAGCAGATCCCGGCAAGCCTTCTGGCGGCCTTCAACACCCGAGAGCCGCTGAACCGAGTGTTGACCAAGATCGTGGACGGCTCGAGGCTGTTCCATGGACGAATCGACGAGACTTCGAAGAGTCTGTCCAAGAACTCCCCTGCGATCTTCCTGCTCAACCAGGTTCGGGGGATGGTGAAGGAGCTGCTTTTCCGCGACTACGCCCTGAGCGAGTCGAGCATTCCTGCCAGGAGCAATCAGGTGATAGGCTCGACCTACAAGCAGGACGCTTTCGTTGAGCGGACCCTCTCGATGATGGACATCCTGACCAAACACATGGCGCCGTGGTCGGTTATTTCGGAGCTACCTACCTCGGGTGGCCCGGCCAATCAGGTGGTAGATTTCCGAAGGCATTACATCAACATGACTGCCACTGGGTTGGTGATCATTGGTCACGTCGCCTATGAAATCGAGAAGAACCAAGATCCGGAATGGCGCATCGATCGCTACGTAGACCTTGCTACCAAGGTCGACTGGCGGCGGGAGGCCGAGATCTGGCGAGGCAACATCATCTCGGGCGACAAAATCAGTACGACTCGCTCGCCAGGGCGGCTCGCTGCCAAGAGGGTGATGTCCGCGATCGGGTTGCCTTCTGTCGATGTGGCCGACGGCGCGATACCTGGCATCGACCCTCTGGTTGGCGCCGGAATCTAGTGGCCGAAATTGCACTTGCTCCGTGTGTCTGGGCCGCATCGGATGCGCGGAGCAAGGCTCTTCGGGGTTGTCGGGCCGACACCAGAGGCCCGTTCTCTCGCTAATGAGAACCCCTTCGAAGGCTGTCGGAATCGGCGGGTAGTGTCCGTACGGTCGGCATGCAAGGAGGTGGAGTCGATGCGGGCTGCCCTGGAACTGCCGCCGGCAGTGGAGGCGGAGCGGGTTATCACGGCCGTCCTGGCCGACCTGCGCTCCGGCGACCACCGGGGCGTGGTGGTCGACTCGCCGCCCGGGGCCGGCAAGTCCACCCTCGTGGTCCGGGCCGCCGCCGAGCTGGCCGGGGCCGGCGAGCCGCTGATCATCATCGCGCAGACCAACGAGCAGGTGGACGACCTGATCGACCGGCTCGCCCGCAAGGCCCCCGGGCTGCGGATCGGCCGGCTGTCGGCCGGCGACTACCGGCCGTCCGAGCGGATCACCGCGCACGAGACGGTCCGGGTCGCCGCGAAGGTCGCCGACCTGGGCGGTCCGGCCGTCATCATCGGGACGGCCGCCAAGTGGGCCACCGTCACCGAGGGCTCCTGGCCGTGGGCGATCGTGGACGAGGCGTACCAGATGCGGTCCGACGCTCTGCTGCGCGTGGCCGGCAGGTTCGAGCGGGCCCTGTTCGTAGGGGATCCCGGGCAGCTCGACCCGTTCTCCACCGTCGACGTGGCGCGCTGGACCGGCCTGACCTGGGATCCGATGCAGTCGGCGGTGGCGGTGCTGTTACGCCACAACCCGGACCTGCCGGTGCACCGGCTGCCGGTGTCCTGGCGGCTGCCCGCCTCGGCGGCCCCGGTGGTGGCGCGGGCGTTCTACCCGTTCACCGGGTTCCGGGCCGGGACCGGGCCGGACGACCGGGTGCTGACGTTCACCGAGGCCGGGCCGGGCGACACCGTCGACGCGGCGGTGGAGCTGGCCGCCACCTCCGGTTGGGCGCTGTACGAGCTGCCCGCCCGGCACACCCTGCGTACCGATTCCGAGGCGGCAGCCGCCTGTGCTGCCCTCGCGCTGCGGGTGTTGCAGCGCGGCGCGGTGGCATACTCGTCCGGCGAGTCCTCCCCGGTCGACGCGTCCCGGATCGCCGTCGGGGCCGCGCACCGCGACCAGGTCGCGGCCATCCGCGCCCGGCTGGGCGAGGCGGGTGCGGGCGTCACCGTCGACACCGCCAACCGGCTCCAGGGCCGCGAGTACGACGTGACGATCGTCCTGCACCCGCTCTCCGGCCGGCGGGACGCCACCGGGTTCCACCTGGAGTCGGGGCGGTTGTGCGTGCTGACGTCCCGGCACCGGCACGCCTGCATCGTGGTGGCGCGGGCCGGGATCGCGGAACTGCTGGACGCCCACCCGTCGACCGAGGTGGTGCACCTCAACGTCCCGGTCAAGTTCCCCGACGGCTGGGAAGCGAACCAGTCGATGCAGTCGCACTTTCTGGGCACTCGAGTATCCGTCTGACGTGTGCGCTGTCGTGCCGGTAGCCGGTCGTGGTGCGACCGGTGCGGTGTGGACGGCAGCGACGGCGCGATGCCTCTCCCGGATCTTCGGTAGTTCCCATCAGGGGCTGGACTGATCGAGGACAGCGGACTTTGTGGGGCATCAACAGTCGGTACCGGCCACGTACCATGGGTGACTGTTCCACAGCGGTGGGTCCAGGGCGGAGAGTCGGGATGGCGGTCAGGAAGCTGATCAGACGTATCGGCTGGCTGACCATGGTGACGATCTGCGTGTTCTCCCTCGCCGCTGTGGTGCTGATCGTCGGTGTGACACTGCAACTGCGGGGCCTGCAGGACGCGGCCAACGTCGCCCAGTTGGTTTCGGTGGTGCTGGCGGTTCCGCCCCTGGTGGTTCCGCTTGTCGTCTGGCTGCGTACGTCGAGAAGCGAGCAGCGGAACTTGCGGGGCAGCGGGCCGGAAGCGCCGGCCACCGACGAGACCAGTCCGCTCCGCGTGGCCGCCGAGGTGAAGGACGTGGAGGAACTCGCCCGGCGGGACGACGGTCGTCTCCTGCCGATCAGCGGTCACAGCCTGCGAATTATCGTCGAGTCCACGGACGGCACCGTCGTGCTGAAGGGGCTACGCCCGGTCGTGGTCTCCCGTGATCGGGTTGACGCCACGCGGATACCCAAGCCCACGTTGGGCATCGTCGAGCCACGTCGGTTCACGATGCACCTGGACGCGGATCCGCCGAGGGTTCACCCGCAGCGGGCCGGGGTCGACTTCCCGTTCTCGGTTTCGCCGTCCGACCCCGAGGTCATCGACGTGACGGTGGAGCTGCGCCGTGACCAGGTCAGCTGGTATCTGCTGCTCGACTGGACACGGCACGGCCGGAGCGGAACGTACCGGATCATGGCGGCTGGTCAGCCCTTCCGCACCATCGGACGGAACGGACTCAGGGAGGTCATCAGGTGAGCGCGATGGGCATGACCGCCGTACTGCTACTGATGATCGGCGGTGCGTTGGGGCTGATCGCGTGGCATCGGAGCAGCCGACCAAGGAAGGTCCAGCCGCAGCCGCAGCCGCAGCCGCAGCCGCAGCCGCAGCCGTCGGGCGAGTCCGTTCCACCGCCCTTGCCGACTGCGGTCGATGGTGCCGGCCCTCGCGTCGAGGTGGCGGCCCGCTTCGACATGGACAGCTGGCGGCACTGCCACCCGAGCACGGCACTGGGGCCGGACCCGATCGACGTGCCGGCCAGCGGCTACCAGCTCTATCTGCGGGTGGTGTCCCACGAACCACACCTCAGCGTGCGCGTCACCCTCAGCGCTGCGGTGATCGACGAGCTGCCGCTCGGTGAGGCGGAGGTCGCGATCGGCAGCCGGATCGAGGCTGCTGTACCGGACGTCGAGATTCTGCTCGATACACAGCCCCCGCTGATCCGTCCGACCGTCGGCCCGGACGGCAACGCTCTCCGTCCCGACGTGACGTTTCCCGCCGTCCTCGCCCCGGGCGAGACGCGAATCTGGCGCCTGGCCCCGTTGACCGACTCGCAGAGCCTGATGAGATGGCGGCTGAACGTGGCTGCTGTCACGACGGAGAGTGAGACCCTGGTTCCCGTTCCACAGGTCGTCACGGGCGATCACGGCTGGGTGAGGTTCAGCCCGGACGGCACCTCCGCACGGGTTCCGCACCCGGGCAGCCGCCACTGGCGGCCACACGCTTCTGCCTGACCGCTTTCCGCTGCGCCGTCCGTCCGCCGAACCCCGTACGACCGGCCGACCAGCAGGCCCGCCTTCTCCCACGATCCTCGGGGAGGCGGACGGAGGAGGTGACGCGTCGACCGTGCCGCTGCGGCATCACTGACCCGGCCGAGACGTGTACGTCTGCGGCCGCCGGTTCCCGGATCCAGCTGCCGGGCAGCTTCTGGCGCGGCGGCCGGCTTGCCAGCTGGCTGGTCGACACGAGATGCGGCATCTGGGGCGGTCATCCTTGTCGGAGACGCCAACATGCCGCATGTTGTGACGGGTGACGGGTGACGGGTGACGGGTGACGGGTGACGGGTGACGGGGCGGGCGGCCTGGCGGGTGGTGTCACGGTTTCGTGGGGCGGAGGGTGTCCACGACCGGCTGCCAGCCGTCGCGGCGTATGTCGGGCAGGTCGGTGACCTGGACGCCGGCGTCCCGCAGCAGCCGGAGGTGCCCGGGGTAGGCGGGGTGGTTGCCGAGGTCGCCGACGCGGGGGAAGGCGTGCACCGGTACGCCCGCGCCGAGCGCCTCGTTGAGGATGCCCAGGGCGAGGGTGTCGTTGACGCCGGTCGCCCACTTGTTGATCACGTTGAAGGTGGCCGGTACGACGGCGACGGCGTCGGCCTCCGGATGCGGCTCGGGGTCGCCGGGCAGCCGCCACTCGACGCGTACCGGGTGGCCGGTCCGTTCCGCGAGGGCGGCGCGGTCGAGCCAGGTGGCGGCGGTGGGGGTGAGGATCAGGCAGACCGTCCAACCGTCGGCGATCAACAGGCCGACCAGATCGTCGATGTGCTGCGCCGGTCCAGCGGCGGATACCACCAGGTAGAGCACGGGCTGACTCGTCATGGGATCACGGTACGGGGGCCGGCCGCGACCTTCCTTTCGATCGGTGGACGTGAGAACGTTGTTGCCGGAACGTGTGCTCCTGGACACGGGGGGTGAGCGGCGTGGGGGTTGCCGACGGTCCGTCCCGATGGTCGATCGAGCGGTTCGGGCCAACCCTGGCGGCGGCGCTGTGGCAGCGGATCCCGGCGGCGCTGCACCGTGCGGTCGAGTTGGCCCGGGACGCGCACGAGGCGTCCGAGTTGGACACCGATCACGCCTTCGGGCCGGTCCGCTGGAAACAGCAGTACGAGGTGCTGCACGAGCACCTGCGGGACCTGCCCGACGTCACCGACGTGCATCCGCCGGGCGCGCAGGTGCGGGTCACCGTCTGCCGTGGTCACGTCCTGCTGCCCTGGCGGTACGCCAAGCGCGGGAACGTGGACCTGGCGAGCGTACATCCGGGTCGTGATCTGGGCCGGCTCGCGCGGGATCTGCTGGTGCTGTTCGGGCCGGAGCCCGCCTACCGGGAGGTGCCGTTGCCGATGATGCCGGTCACCCCGGACGAGTCCCGGGAGCGGGGGCCGCTGCGCGAGGCTGTCGAGGGGGTCGCCGCCGACCCTAGGGTGCTGCTGGTCGGGTACGCGGCCAACTCGGAGGACGGCCTGCTGCGGGTGTCCTGGGGGGAGGCGGCGCTGGCGCGTGGTGACGTGTTGGAGTGGCGGCACGTGGAGGAACTGCCGCTGTCCGGCGAGCCGTCCCGGGGGCGGCCGGCTCCGCTCGGCTGAGCCGGGGCGGCACCCGCTACTTCGCGATCAGGAGGAGCAGGCTGCGGCCGCGCAGCAGGTAGCTGGTGCCCTGGCCGCCGATCAGCGCCTCCGACCCGGGCGCGGCCACCTGGTTCGCCCCCTCTGCCCAGCTCGCGGTGTCGGTGACCCGGTACCACTGCTTTCCGGTGCCCGGCGACGGGAGGGTGAAGTTCACGTCCCCGGACCAGCCGTTGTAGCCGACGTAGATGGCCGACGCCGGGTCGCCGAACTCGGTGCCGTCGATCCGCCAGGCCAGCGCGTGGTTGCCGGCGTTGCCCCAGTACGCCCCGTCGGGTGCGGTGCCGGCCGGGGTGAACCAGGCCAACTGGGCCAGGCCGTTGCCGTTGGTGTCGGCGGCGGAGTAGAAGTTCGCCGGGCGCAGCGCCGGGTGGGCGTGCCGGAACGCGGCCAGCCGGGCGGCGAAGGTCCGGAAGGTGGTCTGGTCGGCGGTCGGGTTCCAGCCCAGCCAGTTCGCCGACGAGTCCAGGTTGTACGGGTTGTTGTTGCACCGCATTCCGCGCAGTGTCTCGTCCCCACCGGTGATCATCGGGGTGCCGGCGGAGAGCATCAGGAAGGCGTGCCCGTTGCGGGCCGCCCGGCGCTGGTCGGCGGCCACCCCGCCGTGGTCCCAGGAGACGTTGTCGTCGCTGCCGCCGTCGGAGGGGCCGTACGGCCAGGGCTGGGTGTTGTTCTTGCCGTTGCAGGCGTACAGGTCGGCCAGGGTGAACCCGTCGTGGGCGACCATGAAGTTGACCGAGTGCCAGGGCCGCCGGCCGTCGTCGCCGTACAGGTCGGAGGAGCCGGCGAACCGGTCGGCGAGCTGCCCCGGGGTGACCGGGTCGACGCCGAGCTTGTTCTGGTCGCGGCGCAGGGTGTCCCGGTACTGGCCGTTCCACTCGGCCCAGCCGGCCGGGAAGTTCCCCACCTGGTAGGTGCCGTTGCCCAGCGCCCACGGTTCGGCGATCCAGTCCACTCCCGCGCCGCCGCCGGCCGGGCGGGACGGCATCTCCCGGGTGATCCGGTTGAGCGCGGTGTTCGGGTCGGTCTTGTTGTACGTGAAGCAGCCGTGCTGGCAGGTGTTGCCGAGCACCGAGGCGAGGTCGTGCCGGAACCCGTCCACCCCGAGGGTGTCCTTCCAGTACGCCAGCGAATCGACGATCAGGTCCTGGGCGACCGGATTGTAGGTGTTGTAGTTGCCGCCGACGCCGGTGTTGTCCCAGGACGACTGCCGGTCGGCGGTGAGCGAGTAGTAGGTGGGGTTGTCCAGTCCGCGCCAGGAGACGATGTCGTAGACGTTCGACACGCCGGCGCTGTAGACGCCGCCCTCGCCGGTGTGGTTGTAGACCACGTCGACCAGCACCTTGATCCCGGCGTCGTGGAACGCCTTGACCATCTGCTGGAACTCGCGGGTCGGTCCGCCGGGGGAGCGGTCGTAGGCGTACCGCCGGTCCGGGGCGAAGTAGTTGACCGTCATGTAACCCCAGTAGTTGTCGCCGGCCGTGCCGGTGGGGTCGACGTCGTTGGTGTCGTTCTGGGTCTCCTGCAACGGGAGGAACTCCACCGCGGTCACCCCGAGCGAGGCCAGGTAGGCGGCCTTCAGCCCAGCGCCCCGGTAGGTGCCCCGGTAGGCGGCCGGCACCGCCGGGTCGTTCATGGTCAGGCCGCGCAGGTGCACCTCGTACACCAGGTCGTCCTTGAGGGGCCGGGTCGGCTTGCTGCCGTACGCGGGGGTGGTGGCGGACAGCACGATGCCCTTGGCGGCGTGCGGTCCGCTGTCGATGGTTCGGTACGCCGGCCCGGAGGCGTACGTGGTGGAGCTGGTCATGCCGGGGCGCAGCGGGTCGTGGCTGATCTCCCGGGCGTACGGGTCGAGGAGCAGCTTGTTGGGGTTGAACCGGTTGCCGGCGGCGTCCACGTCGGCGACGAACCCGGCCGTCGAACCCTTGGTCCAGGAGGCGCTGTACGGCCAGTTCGGCCCCCAGGCCCGGTAGCCGTAGTAGACGGTGCCGGCGATCCCGGCGGCCCGCAGGGCGCTGACCTCGACGGTGGCGCTGAACACCCCGGAGGCGTCCCGGGTGAGCAGGTAGGAGGCGTTCTCGCTGGTGCCGGTGGGTGCGGCGTAGAGGTTGACGGTCATCCGGGTGGCGGCCGACGAGTACACCCGGAAGGTGATCCGGGCCCCGGTGCCGTCGTAGCGCGCGCCGAGGGTGCGGGCGTCGATCGCGGCGGCGGCGGGCGGTGGCGCGACGTCGAGCACGGGCGTGACGACGGCGGTCAGGGTGAGGCCGACGAGGGCGGCGAGGGTGGCCCGGACGCGCCGGGCTCGGGGTACGGACATGGCCTGCTCCGACGTCCGGGGGTACGGGCGCTGCAAGACCTTGCAGCGATTGCCGAAAAGATAACAGTCGATTTCAGGCCGGTAAAGAGTTCGCCGTGCGTCGATGCATTGCGGCCGGCCCCGGGAGCCGTTCCGGGGCCGGCCGCGCTGCCCGGCTCAGCCCCAGATCGAGGTGGCCCACTCCGGGTGGTCGACGAACGGGTTCCGGTTGCCCTGCCAACGCTCGTAGATCCGCTGGTTGCGGCGCTTCTCGAAAGTGTCCGGCGGGTCGGCCTGGTGCCACTGGAGCAGCACCGACATCTTGCCGTGGTACGGCGCGGTGCCGTTGTTGACCGAGTTGTTCAGCTCCAGGTTCGGCCAGCCGTCGGTCCCCTCGTACCGGATCGCCATGTACATGATCATGCGTGCGACGTCGCCCTTGACGGCGTTGCGCGGCTCGAACGAGTCGGCGTCGCTGTAGCTGCCGGGGGCCTCGGCGACCGCGCTGCCGCCGAGGTCGAAGTCCTTGTTGCCCCGGGTCGAGTTGACCGTCACGTCCTCGGGACGCAGGTGGTGCACGTCGGTGCCCGGCCCGGTGGAGGTGCCGAAGTCGCCGTGCGACTTGGCCCAGACGTGTTCCCGGTTCCAGTCGTTCGCGCCGCCGCCGTTGCTGCTCTTGCTCTGCGAGCGTCCGGAGTAGAGCAGGATGACGTTATTCGCGTTCGCCGGGTCCTGGTCGGTGTCCTTGAGCGCCTCCCACGCCTGGTCGTAGGAGAGCTTCGTGTGCACCCTGATGATCGAGTGCAGGGAACTCCGCAGCGCGGTGCCGGTCTTGCCGATCGCGCTGGCGTAGTACGTCGTGTCGTAGTCCCCGCCCGGGACGGTGCCGGTCGGGCCCGGCGTGGGCGTCGGCGACGGGGTGGTGCCGCCGCCGAGGCTCATCGCGGTCGGTGACTTCAGCCCGCCGTGGCTGAAGTACGCGGTCAGCACGCCGGTCGCGGTGATCGCCTTCCCGCGCAGGCCCGGGTTGGTGAGCAGCCCGAACTGGGTCCGGTACGCGCTGGTGATCTGGACGTAGAGCATCCGGCCGGTGCTCGTCTCGGCCGCCGAGTCGGCGATGGCGATCGCGGTGTCGGCGGTGAAGCCGGAGGTGAGCACCGTGCTGCTGGCCGTGGGCTGGCCGATCACGTACCCGG
Proteins encoded in this region:
- a CDS encoding isoamylase, yielding MSVPRARRVRATLAALVGLTLTAVVTPVLDVAPPPAAAAIDARTLGARYDGTGARITFRVYSSAATRMTVNLYAAPTGTSENASYLLTRDASGVFSATVEVSALRAAGIAGTVYYGYRAWGPNWPYSASWTKGSTAGFVADVDAAGNRFNPNKLLLDPYAREISHDPLRPGMTSSTTYASGPAYRTIDSGPHAAKGIVLSATTPAYGSKPTRPLKDDLVYEVHLRGLTMNDPAVPAAYRGTYRGAGLKAAYLASLGVTAVEFLPLQETQNDTNDVDPTGTAGDNYWGYMTVNYFAPDRRYAYDRSPGGPTREFQQMVKAFHDAGIKVLVDVVYNHTGEGGVYSAGVSNVYDIVSWRGLDNPTYYSLTADRQSSWDNTGVGGNYNTYNPVAQDLIVDSLAYWKDTLGVDGFRHDLASVLGNTCQHGCFTYNKTDPNTALNRITREMPSRPAGGGAGVDWIAEPWALGNGTYQVGNFPAGWAEWNGQYRDTLRRDQNKLGVDPVTPGQLADRFAGSSDLYGDDGRRPWHSVNFMVAHDGFTLADLYACNGKNNTQPWPYGPSDGGSDDNVSWDHGGVAADQRRAARNGHAFLMLSAGTPMITGGDETLRGMRCNNNPYNLDSSANWLGWNPTADQTTFRTFAARLAAFRHAHPALRPANFYSAADTNGNGLAQLAWFTPAGTAPDGAYWGNAGNHALAWRIDGTEFGDPASAIYVGYNGWSGDVNFTLPSPGTGKQWYRVTDTASWAEGANQVAAPGSEALIGGQGTSYLLRGRSLLLLIAK
- a CDS encoding endonuclease; protein product: MRSVVRSRPGRLITAFALTVAVATPVVATSASAATTLTVAQALAAQDGRTATVTGYVIGQPTASSTVLTSGFTADTAIAIADSAAETSTGRMLYVQITSAYRTQFGLLTNPGLRGKAITATGVLTAYFSHGGLKSPTAMSLGGGTTPSPTPTPGPTGTVPGGDYDTTYYASAIGKTGTALRSSLHSIIRVHTKLSYDQAWEALKDTDQDPANANNVILLYSGRSQSKSSNGGGANDWNREHVWAKSHGDFGTSTGPGTDVHHLRPEDVTVNSTRGNKDFDLGGSAVAEAPGSYSDADSFEPRNAVKGDVARMIMYMAIRYEGTDGWPNLELNNSVNNGTAPYHGKMSVLLQWHQADPPDTFEKRRNQRIYERWQGNRNPFVDHPEWATSIWG